In Neisseriaceae bacterium CLB008, one genomic interval encodes:
- the yaaA gene encoding peroxide stress protein YaaA, translating into MFFVLSPAKTLDETTPAPTQTYTQSPLLAHSEALIKVCRKLSPQAIAELMKVSDKIALLNSERFGEWATPFDLKNAKQAVYLFKGDVYDGLDAYHLTPAATDYLQQHLGILSGLYGILKPLDLMQPYRLEMGTKLQNAKGANLYAYWGQTIAKQINQYMREGGHTTLINLASNEYFKAVDLKTLAYPIITPVFKDKKNGEYKIISFYAKKARGLMVKYAAENQINTPEALKNFDLAGYRYSDEHSKAHEWVYLREEQ; encoded by the coding sequence ATGTTCTTTGTATTATCACCCGCAAAAACCCTAGATGAAACCACACCCGCACCCACTCAAACGTATACCCAAAGCCCTTTGTTGGCACATAGCGAAGCTTTAATTAAGGTTTGCCGCAAACTGTCGCCGCAGGCGATTGCCGAGCTGATGAAGGTGTCGGATAAGATTGCCTTATTGAATAGCGAGCGATTTGGTGAGTGGGCGACGCCATTTGATTTAAAAAATGCAAAACAGGCAGTGTATCTCTTTAAAGGTGATGTTTATGATGGCCTAGACGCCTACCATTTAACGCCAGCGGCCACCGACTATCTGCAACAGCATCTAGGCATTTTGTCAGGGCTGTATGGCATTTTAAAGCCTTTAGATTTAATGCAGCCTTACCGCTTAGAGATGGGCACTAAATTACAGAATGCTAAAGGCGCTAATCTATATGCTTATTGGGGCCAGACCATCGCCAAACAAATCAATCAGTACATGCGCGAAGGTGGCCACACAACGCTGATCAACCTGGCGTCTAATGAATACTTTAAAGCAGTAGACTTAAAAACCTTGGCTTATCCCATCATTACGCCTGTTTTTAAGGACAAAAAGAACGGTGAATACAAAATCATCAGCTTTTACGCCAAAAAAGCCCGAGGTTTGATGGTGAAATATGCCGCTGAAAATCAAATAAACACGCCAGAAGCCCTGAAGAACTTCGATCTAGCGGGCTATCGCTATAGCGATGAACACTCAAAAGCGCATGAGTGGGTGTACTTGAGAGAAGAACAATAA
- the gabT gene encoding 4-aminobutyrate--2-oxoglutarate transaminase, producing the protein MSQNQDLEKRRQAATPRGVGIMCSFYADKAKNAEIWDTDGNRYIDFAGGIGVLNTGHLHPKVKAAVAEQLHKFSHTCYQVVPYEAYIEVAELINERAPVGGTAKTVFLTTGAEAVENAVKIARSHTGRRGVISFFGGYHGRTNFTLGLTGKVAPYKLGFGPFPADIIHAPYPNELHGVSEEEALTGLKKIFKSNIDPTDVAAIIIEPIQGEGGFNVTPYSFLKALRDICDEHGIVLIFDEVQSGFARTGKLFATEHTGVTPDLITIAKSLAGGFPLSGVIGKANIMDAPLPGGLGGTYAGSPLALAAAKAVIHAIEDEQLCQRAQILGDKLMAKLESLKSSIPHIKAVRGLGAMVAVEFMQPGTTQPDPEFAKKAQTYALEHGLILLTCGMYYNVMRFLFPLTIEDSVFDEAMTTLEAALQFASK; encoded by the coding sequence ATGTCTCAGAATCAAGATTTAGAAAAACGTCGCCAAGCCGCAACGCCTCGTGGCGTTGGCATTATGTGTAGCTTCTATGCAGATAAAGCTAAAAATGCTGAGATTTGGGATACTGACGGCAATCGCTACATTGATTTCGCTGGCGGTATCGGGGTATTAAACACGGGTCACCTACACCCTAAAGTAAAAGCCGCTGTCGCTGAACAGCTACACAAGTTCAGCCACACTTGCTACCAGGTCGTGCCGTATGAAGCCTATATTGAAGTAGCCGAGTTGATTAATGAGCGTGCGCCCGTCGGTGGCACCGCTAAAACCGTCTTTTTGACCACTGGTGCCGAAGCGGTCGAAAATGCCGTTAAAATCGCCCGTAGCCATACCGGCCGTCGTGGTGTCATTTCATTCTTTGGTGGCTACCACGGCCGCACCAACTTCACTCTAGGCCTCACCGGCAAGGTTGCCCCCTACAAATTAGGCTTTGGCCCCTTCCCAGCCGACATCATTCACGCCCCCTATCCGAATGAGCTGCATGGCGTAAGCGAAGAAGAAGCGCTGACTGGCTTAAAGAAAATCTTTAAATCAAACATTGACCCTACCGATGTTGCGGCCATCATCATTGAGCCAATTCAAGGTGAAGGTGGCTTTAACGTGACGCCTTATTCGTTCTTAAAAGCCCTACGCGACATTTGCGATGAACACGGCATTGTGCTGATTTTTGATGAAGTCCAGTCTGGCTTTGCACGTACAGGTAAGCTGTTTGCCACCGAACACACGGGCGTCACGCCAGACCTGATCACCATTGCCAAGTCCTTGGCCGGTGGTTTCCCGCTATCCGGCGTGATTGGCAAAGCCAACATTATGGATGCGCCTTTACCCGGCGGCCTAGGCGGCACCTATGCCGGTAGCCCTCTAGCCCTAGCCGCCGCCAAAGCCGTGATTCACGCCATTGAAGATGAACAGCTGTGCCAACGCGCCCAAATCCTTGGCGACAAACTCATGGCTAAGCTAGAATCTTTAAAGTCCAGCATTCCCCACATTAAAGCCGTACGTGGTTTAGGCGCGATGGTCGCCGTAGAATTCATGCAGCCTGGCACAACTCAGCCTGACCCTGAGTTTGCTAAAAAAGCCCAAACCTACGCCCTCGAGCATGGCCTGATTTTATTGACCTGTGGGATGTATTACAACGTGATGCGCTTCTTATTCCCGCTGACCATTGAAGACAGCGTGTTTGATGAAGCCATGACGACCTTAGAAGCAGCCCTACAGTTCGCCAGCAAATAG
- a CDS encoding NAD-dependent succinate-semialdehyde dehydrogenase, protein MQLKDQSLFKQQCYIDGQWLNADSGQTLTVTNPATGEVLGTVPKMGQAETLKAIAAAEAAMKTWKKTPAKARANILRKWFDLMMANQDDLAAILTAEQGKPLAEAKGEIAYGASYIEWFAEEGKRAYGDIIPANAPDQRVLVTKEPIGVCAAITPWNFPNAMITRKVAPALAAGCAIVVRPATATPYSAFAIAELADRAGLPKGLLSILTGGSTDIGQVLTEHPVVKKFSFTGSTEVGKKLIAQCATTVKKVSMELGGNAPFIVFDDADIDAAVEGALISKFRNVGQTCVCANRLYVQEGVYDAFVAKLTTAVSQMKVGNGFEAGVQQGPMIDAAAVKKTQEHIDDAVAKGAEVVLGGKPHALGGNFFEPTIVKNVTQSMKVAKEETFGPLAPVFKFKTEEEAIQYANDTEFGLASYFYARDVGRIFRVAEGLEYGMVAVNSGILSNEAAPFGGSKESGLGREGSKYGIEDYLEIKYTLLGGL, encoded by the coding sequence ATGCAATTAAAAGATCAAAGTTTATTTAAACAGCAGTGCTACATTGACGGGCAATGGCTAAACGCCGACAGCGGCCAAACCCTAACTGTCACTAACCCCGCCACGGGCGAAGTATTGGGCACTGTGCCAAAAATGGGCCAAGCTGAAACCTTAAAGGCCATTGCGGCGGCAGAAGCGGCGATGAAAACCTGGAAAAAAACGCCAGCTAAAGCCAGAGCCAATATTTTGCGCAAGTGGTTCGATCTCATGATGGCGAACCAAGACGACTTAGCCGCTATTTTAACCGCCGAACAAGGCAAGCCATTGGCTGAAGCCAAAGGTGAAATTGCTTACGGTGCCTCTTACATTGAATGGTTTGCCGAAGAAGGCAAACGCGCCTACGGTGACATCATTCCCGCCAATGCACCCGACCAACGGGTCTTGGTGACCAAAGAGCCAATTGGCGTGTGCGCCGCTATTACCCCTTGGAACTTCCCCAATGCAATGATTACCCGCAAAGTAGCGCCTGCGCTAGCAGCAGGCTGTGCCATCGTAGTGCGCCCTGCCACGGCCACGCCCTATTCAGCTTTTGCTATTGCAGAGCTAGCTGACCGCGCAGGTTTACCCAAAGGCTTATTGAGCATCCTCACCGGCGGCTCAACCGATATTGGTCAGGTATTGACCGAACACCCTGTGGTGAAAAAATTCAGCTTCACCGGCTCAACCGAAGTCGGTAAAAAACTGATTGCCCAGTGCGCCACCACGGTAAAAAAAGTGTCGATGGAACTCGGCGGCAACGCCCCCTTCATCGTATTTGACGACGCAGACATTGATGCAGCCGTTGAAGGCGCCTTGATCTCTAAATTCCGCAACGTTGGTCAAACCTGCGTGTGCGCCAATCGTCTCTACGTACAAGAAGGCGTCTACGATGCGTTTGTAGCCAAGCTCACCACAGCCGTTAGCCAAATGAAGGTTGGCAATGGCTTTGAAGCCGGCGTTCAGCAAGGCCCCATGATCGACGCAGCGGCGGTTAAAAAAACCCAAGAGCACATTGACGATGCCGTAGCCAAAGGCGCTGAAGTGGTCTTAGGCGGTAAACCCCACGCTCTAGGCGGTAACTTCTTTGAGCCAACCATTGTGAAAAATGTGACGCAAAGCATGAAGGTAGCGAAGGAAGAAACCTTTGGCCCCTTAGCACCGGTATTTAAGTTCAAAACCGAAGAAGAAGCCATCCAATACGCCAACGACACTGAGTTTGGCCTGGCCAGCTACTTCTATGCTCGTGACGTGGGCCGTATTTTCCGCGTAGCAGAAGGCTTAGAGTACGGCATGGTGGCCGTGAACTCGGGTATTCTTTCCAATGAAGCCGCCCCTTTCGGTGGCAGCAAAGAATCTGGCCTTGGTCGTGAAGGCTCTAAGTACGGCATTGAAGATTACCTAGAAATTAAATACACGCTATTGGGCGGCCTCTAG
- a CDS encoding LrgB family protein, which yields MNKPESMWLYLTQSPLLGLTITLAAYMLAMFLHRKSRFHPLVNPVALTVGMVSLFLVSNNVPYDRYFDSAKFIHFLLGPATVALAVPLALQIKKIQDYFKPFMVGLVAGCLTSIVSAGFLMALLGGSKVLVATMTAKAVTTPIAIAVTEQFGSEPSISTLVVLTTGMFGAIMAKYVYQWLNITSDEVKGFALGLNSHGVGTAHAFNINPHMGAFAGLAMGLNGILTTLLLPYMVPMFDWFIR from the coding sequence ATGAATAAGCCAGAGAGTATGTGGCTGTATCTGACCCAGTCACCTTTATTAGGCCTGACCATTACGCTGGCTGCTTATATGTTGGCGATGTTCTTACATCGCAAAAGCCGCTTTCATCCTTTAGTCAATCCTGTGGCCTTAACGGTGGGTATGGTGTCCTTGTTTTTGGTGAGCAATAACGTGCCCTATGATCGCTATTTTGACAGCGCTAAATTCATTCATTTTCTGTTAGGGCCGGCTACGGTGGCTTTGGCCGTGCCTTTAGCCTTGCAGATCAAAAAAATCCAGGATTACTTTAAACCGTTTATGGTAGGTTTAGTTGCAGGCTGTTTGACGTCTATCGTGTCGGCGGGGTTTTTGATGGCGCTGCTAGGCGGCAGCAAAGTGTTGGTGGCGACGATGACGGCTAAAGCCGTGACGACGCCGATTGCGATCGCCGTGACCGAACAGTTTGGCAGCGAGCCTTCCATCAGCACTTTAGTGGTGTTAACTACGGGTATGTTTGGTGCCATCATGGCTAAATATGTGTACCAATGGCTGAACATTACTTCAGATGAGGTTAAGGGCTTTGCCTTGGGGCTTAATTCCCACGGGGTGGGGACGGCCCACGCATTTAACATCAATCCGCACATGGGCGCCTTCGCCGGCCTAGCCATGGGGCTAAATGGGATTTTGACCACGCTGTTACTGCCTTATATGGTGCCGATGTTTGATTGGTTCATTCGCTAG
- a CDS encoding CidA/LrgA family protein: MLGAFAILLAYQSMGELLSHYLNLPIPGPVIGMLLLFVSLLVFPRLLDYIQDTSRLLIGHLSLLFVPAGVGIISSAALLEGQWTALIVSIAGSSLITLGVTAWVVQRMINKQKEAEHE, encoded by the coding sequence ATGTTAGGCGCATTTGCTATTTTACTGGCATACCAAAGTATGGGTGAGTTACTGTCTCACTATCTGAACCTGCCGATTCCCGGCCCCGTTATTGGCATGCTGCTGTTATTTGTTAGTCTGTTGGTCTTCCCCCGATTACTAGATTATATTCAAGACACCAGTCGGCTGTTGATTGGCCATTTGTCGTTGCTGTTCGTGCCTGCTGGCGTGGGCATCATCAGCAGTGCCGCGCTTCTAGAGGGCCAGTGGACGGCGCTGATTGTCAGCATCGCCGGCAGTAGCCTCATCACCTTAGGCGTGACTGCCTGGGTGGTGCAAAGAATGATCAATAAGCAAAAAGAGGCCGAACATGAATAA
- a CDS encoding rhodanese-like domain-containing protein, with translation MQHSPRFEQLCQEARTQIDGISVSATKALLDEGRLPLFVDVREVVEWDKSHLPQAIYMGKGILERDIEAAVPDFGTPMILYCGGGYRSALAALNLQKMGYTQVLSMDGGFREWCEAGYPLETSK, from the coding sequence ATGCAACACAGTCCTAGATTTGAACAGTTGTGCCAAGAGGCACGTACCCAAATTGACGGCATCAGCGTCAGCGCCACCAAAGCCTTATTAGATGAAGGCCGGTTGCCGCTGTTTGTAGACGTACGTGAAGTGGTTGAATGGGACAAAAGCCACCTGCCTCAAGCCATCTATATGGGGAAGGGGATTTTAGAGCGTGACATTGAGGCTGCCGTCCCTGATTTTGGTACCCCAATGATTCTTTATTGTGGTGGCGGCTATCGTTCGGCGCTGGCGGCGCTAAATCTACAAAAAATGGGCTATACCCAAGTATTGTCTATGGACGGTGGTTTTCGTGAGTGGTGTGAGGCGGGTTATCCGCTAGAAACCAGCAAATAA
- the aroC gene encoding chorismate synthase, which translates to MAGNTFGQLFTVTTFGESHGPALGCVIDGCPPLLALSAEDIQLELDRRKPGTSRHVTQRREADEVEILSGVFEGKTTGTPIALLIRNTDQRSKDYGNIAETFRPGHADYTYWHKYGIRDHRGGGRSSARETAARVAAGAIAKKWLQQQFGTHIVAYVTQIGTEEIAFSRYEDINQNPFFVANQSRVPALEDYMDSVRKSLDSVGAKLKIEAFNVPVGLGEPVFDRLDADIAHAMMSINAVKGVEIGAGFEAVAQRGSVHGDELSPTGFLSNHAGGILGGISTGQNLDIKIAIKPTSSIATPRQSITKAGEPIEMATHGRHDPCVGLRAAPIAEAMLAMVLMDHALRLRAQCADVRVDTPVL; encoded by the coding sequence ATGGCTGGGAATACATTTGGGCAGTTGTTTACTGTCACTACTTTTGGCGAAAGCCACGGTCCTGCATTAGGCTGCGTGATCGATGGCTGTCCCCCTTTGTTGGCATTGTCTGCTGAAGATATTCAGTTGGAATTAGATCGACGTAAGCCAGGCACAAGCCGCCACGTCACGCAAAGAAGAGAAGCAGACGAAGTTGAAATTTTATCGGGCGTTTTTGAAGGCAAAACCACAGGCACGCCTATTGCCTTATTGATTCGCAATACCGATCAGCGCAGCAAGGACTACGGCAATATTGCCGAAACCTTCCGTCCAGGCCATGCCGACTACACCTATTGGCATAAATACGGCATTCGCGACCACCGTGGCGGTGGCCGTAGCTCGGCGCGAGAAACCGCCGCCCGCGTGGCCGCTGGCGCCATTGCTAAAAAATGGTTGCAGCAGCAGTTTGGTACCCACATCGTGGCCTATGTGACCCAAATTGGGACGGAAGAAATTGCGTTTTCACGCTATGAAGACATCAACCAGAATCCTTTCTTTGTAGCCAATCAAAGCCGTGTGCCCGCTTTAGAAGACTATATGGATTCTGTACGCAAGAGCCTTGATTCAGTTGGCGCTAAACTGAAAATTGAAGCCTTTAACGTGCCCGTAGGCTTGGGCGAGCCGGTGTTTGATCGTCTTGATGCAGACATTGCCCACGCCATGATGAGTATTAATGCCGTTAAGGGTGTGGAAATCGGCGCCGGCTTTGAAGCCGTTGCACAGCGCGGCTCGGTGCACGGCGATGAATTAAGCCCGACAGGGTTTTTGAGCAATCACGCTGGCGGCATTTTGGGCGGCATCAGCACGGGCCAAAACCTCGACATCAAGATTGCGATTAAGCCCACGTCGAGCATCGCCACGCCGCGTCAATCAATCACCAAAGCCGGTGAGCCAATCGAAATGGCGACGCATGGCCGCCATGACCCTTGTGTCGGCCTAAGGGCAGCGCCCATCGCCGAAGCCATGCTGGCCATGGTGTTGATGGATCATGCCCTGCGGCTACGGGCTCAGTGCGCCGACGTGCGCGTAGACACCCCAGTATTGTAA
- a CDS encoding cytochrome ubiquinol oxidase subunit I, translated as MLTDLVDLSRLQFGLTALFHFLFVPLTMGLSWILVICESAYVMTGKQIYKDMTRFWGKLFGINFAMGVTTGITLEFQFGTNWAYYSHYVGDIFGVPLAVEGLMAFFLESTFVGLFFFGWDRLSKNKHLMVTFLVALGSNLSALWILIANAWMQNPVGAEFNYQTMRMELTNMSEVFFNPVAQVKFVHTVAAAYVTASMFVLGISALYLLKKRDQGFALRSFAIAAAFGLASALSVVVLGDESGYESGEVQKVKLAAIEAEWRTEPAPASFTVVGLPQQEQEHTQYALKIPYVMGIIATRSLDKEVMGLTDLKHANEARIRNGMIAYGALEQLRSGDESASTLSLFDQHKADLGYGLLLKKYTSDVVDASEAQILSAAKDTIPHVATIFWSFRGMVALGFWFIIVFIMANYYLHSNKLQEKRWFLKVCLWSIPLPWVAAELGWIVAEMGRQPWTISGILPTHLSVSQLDIGQVWFSLAGLLSIYTLLFIIEMYLMLKYIKLGPASLKTGRYSGETDTQA; from the coding sequence ATGCTCACTGATTTAGTCGACCTATCTCGGCTGCAGTTTGGCCTGACCGCCCTATTCCACTTTTTATTCGTCCCGCTCACCATGGGGCTTTCTTGGATTTTGGTGATTTGCGAAAGCGCTTACGTGATGACCGGTAAGCAGATCTACAAAGACATGACGCGCTTTTGGGGCAAGCTCTTTGGGATTAACTTTGCCATGGGCGTCACCACCGGCATCACCCTGGAGTTTCAATTTGGCACCAACTGGGCCTATTACTCTCACTATGTAGGTGATATTTTTGGGGTGCCATTGGCCGTCGAAGGCTTAATGGCATTCTTTTTGGAGTCCACATTTGTGGGGCTGTTCTTCTTTGGCTGGGACCGATTATCCAAAAATAAACACTTAATGGTGACCTTCTTGGTGGCCCTTGGCTCTAACCTCTCTGCACTGTGGATTCTGATCGCCAACGCATGGATGCAGAACCCCGTTGGGGCAGAGTTTAATTATCAGACCATGCGCATGGAGCTAACCAATATGAGCGAGGTATTCTTTAATCCCGTCGCTCAAGTTAAATTCGTCCACACCGTAGCCGCCGCCTACGTAACCGCTTCAATGTTTGTTCTGGGCATCTCGGCCCTCTATCTACTGAAAAAACGCGACCAAGGATTTGCCCTACGCTCCTTTGCCATTGCGGCGGCCTTTGGCCTAGCCTCTGCACTGTCTGTCGTGGTCTTGGGCGACGAATCCGGCTATGAATCAGGTGAGGTACAAAAAGTGAAACTGGCGGCGATTGAGGCAGAATGGCGAACAGAGCCAGCACCGGCCTCGTTTACCGTGGTTGGCCTCCCCCAGCAAGAACAGGAACACACCCAGTACGCACTGAAAATCCCCTACGTGATGGGCATCATCGCCACCCGCAGTCTAGATAAAGAAGTGATGGGTTTGACCGACCTCAAGCACGCCAACGAAGCCCGTATTCGCAATGGCATGATTGCCTATGGCGCCCTAGAGCAACTGCGTAGCGGTGATGAATCAGCATCAACGCTGTCCTTATTTGACCAACACAAAGCAGACTTAGGCTATGGCCTGCTGTTGAAAAAATACACATCAGATGTGGTAGACGCCAGTGAAGCCCAAATCTTGTCGGCGGCCAAAGACACCATTCCCCACGTGGCGACCATTTTCTGGAGCTTCCGCGGCATGGTGGCTTTAGGCTTCTGGTTCATCATTGTGTTCATCATGGCCAACTACTACTTGCACAGTAATAAACTGCAGGAAAAGCGCTGGTTTCTTAAAGTCTGTTTATGGTCCATTCCCCTGCCATGGGTTGCGGCCGAACTGGGCTGGATTGTCGCTGAGATGGGCCGACAACCTTGGACTATTTCCGGTATTTTACCCACCCATCTGTCGGTGTCGCAGCTCGACATTGGCCAAGTTTGGTTTAGCCTTGCTGGCCTACTGAGCATTTATACTCTGCTCTTTATCATCGAGATGTACTTGATGCTCAAGTACATCAAGCTTGGCCCTGCCAGCCTAAAAACCGGTCGCTATAGTGGCGAAACCGATACCCAAGCTTAA
- the cydB gene encoding cytochrome d ubiquinol oxidase subunit II yields MIFDYATIKLIWWGLIIVLFIGFAITDGFDMGVASLLPFLGKTDVERRIIINSVGPVWEGNQVWFITAAGALFAAWPLVYATSFSTLYVALMLTLFALFMRPVGFDYRSKLSSSRWRQSWDWALFVGGTVPAVVFGVACGNLFLGLPFQFNDALQVSYHGGFIDLLNPFAFFAGLMSWALLAFHGSVYLSNKSLGAVQARAHRATRNIGLAFVTIFILGGVWVHFIPGLTITAAPNGNSFVAPLAKTVVQSEGGWLHNYFSLPVLWLIPILAIVSALGAIAAIKTQPKLSMILSSLVVATTILTPAVALFPFVLPSSAHIVSSLTLFDAASSHKTLEIMLLAAVIFVPLILFYTSWVYRVMRGPVTEERLHNDTHNY; encoded by the coding sequence ATGATTTTCGATTACGCAACCATTAAGCTCATCTGGTGGGGACTCATCATTGTGTTATTCATTGGGTTTGCCATCACCGACGGTTTTGACATGGGCGTCGCCAGCCTCTTGCCTTTTTTAGGCAAAACCGACGTTGAGCGCCGCATCATCATCAACAGCGTCGGCCCTGTCTGGGAAGGCAACCAAGTATGGTTCATCACCGCGGCGGGCGCCCTCTTTGCCGCTTGGCCCTTGGTCTATGCCACCTCGTTCTCCACGCTATACGTCGCTTTGATGCTGACCTTATTTGCCTTATTCATGCGCCCCGTTGGCTTTGACTACCGCAGTAAGCTTAGCAGCTCCCGCTGGCGCCAAAGCTGGGACTGGGCCTTGTTTGTCGGCGGTACGGTTCCCGCCGTGGTGTTCGGTGTGGCCTGTGGCAATTTATTTTTAGGCCTGCCGTTTCAGTTTAACGACGCCTTACAGGTTAGCTATCATGGCGGCTTTATCGACCTACTGAACCCTTTTGCCTTTTTTGCGGGATTGATGTCTTGGGCCTTACTCGCCTTTCATGGCAGCGTCTACCTCAGCAATAAATCTCTAGGAGCAGTACAGGCCCGAGCCCACCGAGCCACCCGCAACATTGGCTTGGCGTTTGTGACGATTTTCATCTTGGGTGGCGTTTGGGTCCATTTTATCCCTGGGCTCACCATTACCGCAGCACCAAACGGCAACAGCTTCGTCGCCCCCTTAGCCAAAACCGTGGTTCAGAGCGAAGGCGGCTGGCTACATAACTATTTTAGCCTGCCCGTTCTATGGCTGATCCCGATTCTGGCCATTGTAAGCGCGCTTGGGGCCATTGCCGCCATTAAAACCCAGCCCAAGCTCAGCATGATCTTGAGCTCATTGGTCGTTGCCACCACCATCTTAACCCCCGCTGTGGCGCTGTTTCCATTCGTCCTGCCCTCCTCAGCCCACATTGTTTCCAGCTTAACCCTCTTCGATGCGGCTTCTAGCCACAAAACGCTAGAAATCATGCTGCTGGCAGCGGTCATTTTCGTGCCCCTCATTCTGTTTTACACCAGCTGGGTGTATCGCGTCATGCGCGGCCCGGTGACGGAAGAGCGCTTACACAACGATACACACAACTATTAA
- the cydX gene encoding cytochrome bd-I oxidase subunit CydX, translated as MWYFAWLLGLGLAISTGIIGVLWLESQFSFQDRKED; from the coding sequence ATGTGGTATTTTGCTTGGTTACTCGGCCTTGGTTTGGCCATCAGCACCGGCATTATTGGGGTTTTATGGCTAGAAAGTCAGTTTTCTTTCCAGGACCGCAAGGAAGATTAA
- a CDS encoding GbsR/MarR family transcriptional regulator: MKPIIKRFVLHFGEMGSLWGINRTVGQMYALLYLSQKPLNADDLVQALQVSRSNVSVGLKELQSWKLIRLVHYPQDRRDYFTTPEDVWQIFKTLIEEKRRREVEPTLSMLRDTLLVKPEDKEEQYAQERIHEMHELIDLASNWFDDVQKLSPETLAKLMKLGSKVNRLLETMEKLKLGGSKSS, encoded by the coding sequence ATGAAACCAATTATTAAACGCTTTGTGCTACATTTCGGTGAAATGGGTAGTCTATGGGGCATTAATAGAACAGTGGGCCAGATGTATGCCTTACTGTATCTATCCCAGAAGCCACTCAACGCCGATGACCTAGTTCAGGCACTACAAGTTTCACGTTCAAACGTGAGTGTGGGTCTAAAAGAGTTACAGTCATGGAAACTGATTCGCCTGGTTCACTACCCACAGGACCGCCGCGATTACTTCACCACTCCAGAAGACGTATGGCAAATCTTTAAGACCCTCATTGAAGAAAAACGTCGCCGCGAGGTAGAGCCTACCTTATCCATGCTCCGCGACACCCTATTAGTCAAACCTGAAGACAAAGAAGAACAATACGCGCAAGAACGCATCCACGAAATGCACGAATTGATCGACTTAGCCAGCAATTGGTTTGATGATGTTCAAAAGCTTTCTCCAGAAACCCTGGCCAAGCTAATGAAATTAGGCAGTAAGGTTAACCGCCTATTAGAAACCATGGAAAAATTAAAGCTCGGCGGCTCTAAGTCTTCCTAA
- a CDS encoding TSUP family transporter, whose amino-acid sequence MGLDLLFIMFLVALVASFCDAIAGGGGLLTLPALLLASVEPVSALATNKLQASVGSVSAALTFIRKGIVSWRKIWPMALSAGIGSLLGALSVNLLPPEVLKGFVPILLIAVALYFIFSPKLSDLDGQPKMSAFAFGLTVVPAIGFYDGIFGPGTGSFLTLGFVSLMGYGIIKSIGHTKVLNAATNLGALLVFLTYGKIIWALALAMAAGSFIGAQLGARFAMKAGAKVVKPMLITICCLMAIKLLMEADHPIRLFFAQLF is encoded by the coding sequence ATGGGCCTCGACCTATTATTTATAATGTTTTTAGTGGCCTTAGTGGCCAGTTTTTGTGATGCGATCGCCGGCGGTGGTGGCCTCTTAACGTTACCGGCCTTACTGCTGGCCAGTGTTGAACCCGTATCTGCCCTAGCCACCAATAAGCTACAAGCCTCTGTCGGCAGCGTGTCGGCAGCCTTAACCTTTATTCGTAAAGGCATCGTTAGCTGGCGTAAGATTTGGCCCATGGCCCTCAGCGCTGGCATTGGCTCCCTCCTCGGTGCCTTATCGGTCAATTTATTACCTCCTGAGGTACTCAAGGGCTTTGTGCCCATCTTACTGATTGCCGTGGCGCTGTATTTTATTTTCTCACCCAAATTGAGCGACCTTGATGGCCAACCCAAAATGTCGGCGTTTGCATTCGGCCTGACCGTCGTACCCGCCATCGGCTTTTACGATGGCATTTTCGGCCCAGGCACGGGTTCTTTCTTAACCTTAGGCTTCGTCTCATTAATGGGCTATGGCATCATTAAGTCCATCGGCCACACAAAAGTGTTAAATGCCGCCACCAATCTCGGCGCCCTGCTGGTTTTCCTGACCTACGGCAAAATCATTTGGGCCCTCGCCTTAGCCATGGCGGCAGGCTCATTCATTGGCGCCCAACTGGGCGCACGTTTTGCCATGAAGGCTGGCGCCAAAGTAGTGAAGCCCATGCTGATCACCATCTGCTGCCTGATGGCGATCAAGCTGCTGATGGAGGCCGACCACCCCATTCGACTCTTT